Genomic DNA from Streptomyces sp. NBC_01571:
ACACCTCGACGACCTGCTGTTCTGGGGCGCGCTGGCCGTCTCCCTGGGCCTCGCCTTCGTGGTGACCACCCCGGTGAACCGGTGGATGATCGGCCGCGGCAAGGGCCACGCCGTGGTGCACCGGTACCACCACTGACGCACGCGCCGGCGCACGCCGGGTCAGAGCTCGGGGCCGTCCCCGGGCTCCTCCTGGTACGAGTAGCGCTGCTCGCGCCAGGGGTCGCCGATGTTGTGATAGCCGCGCTCCTCCCAGAATCCGCGGCGGTCGGCCGTCATGTACTCGACGCCGCGGACCCACTTGGGCCCCTTCCAGGCGTACAGGTGCGGGACGACCAGGCGGAGCGGGAACCCGTGCTCCGCCGTCAGCAGTTCGCCGTCTTTGTGGGTGGCGAAGATCGCGCGGTCGGAGGCGAAGTCGTCGAGGCGCAGATTCGAGCTGAATCCGTACTCGGCCCAGACCATCACATGGGTGACGGCGGGCGAGGGCGGCGCGATCTCCAGGATCGTGCGCGCGGGGATGCCGCCCCATTCGGCCCCGAGCATGCTGAACTTCGTGACGCAGTGCAGATCGGCCATGACCGAGGTGTACGGAAGGGCTGTGAACTCCTCGTGGGTCCAGCAGTGCTTCTCGCCGTCCGCGGTGGCGCCGAAGACCCTGAACTCCCAGCGTTCGGGGCGGAACTTGGGCACGGGACCGTAGTGCGTGACGGGCCAGCCACGCTGCAGTCGCTGCCCCGGCGGAAGCTCCGACTGTGCCGCCGCTCCCGTTCCTCGCTCCACCGGCTGACCCATGACTCCATCCTGACAGACCCGGGACGGTGCCCATGACCAGCACAACCCCCATCAGGGCAAATCGACTAAGTATGCACTTACTGGACGCCCCGGAACGCCGATGCGAGGATGCAGCGCAAACTGCCCGGTTCCCCCGCCTGGAAGGAGCCTCTGCGATGCAGGGCGACCCCGAGGTCATCGAGTTCCTCAACGAGCAGCTCACCGGTGAGCTGACCGCGATCAACCAGTACTTCCTGCACGCGAAGATGCAGGAGAACTTCGGCTGGACGAAGCTCGCGAAGTACACGCGTCACGAGTCCTTCGACGAGATGAAGCACGCGGAGGTACTGACCGACCGCATTCTCTTCCTGGAGGGCCTGCCCAACTACCAGCGGCTCTTCCACGTCCGGGTGGGCCAGACCGTCACCGAGATGTTCCAGGCCGACCGCCAGGTGGAGATCGAGGCGATCGACCGCCTCAGGCGCGGGATCGAGGTGATGCGCGGCAAGGGCGACATCACGTCCGCGAAAATCTTCGAGTCGATCCTCAAGGACGAGGAGCACCACATCGACTATCTGGACACCCAGCTGGAGCTGGTCGAGAAGCTCGGTGAGGCGCTCTACATCGCACAGCTGATCGAGCAGCCGGACAGCTGATCCGACGGCGGGGCTGTTACGGGAACCAGCGGGACCGGTACGGGAACTAGGCGGCCTCGGCCGCAGTCGCGGGCACCGGGCGACCCGCGAGGCCGGAGAGCTCCGCCAGGGCAGGCCTGCCCTGCTCCGCGAGCTCCCGGCGCGGGCACGCACCGCGGCCCAGCAGGGACTGGATCTGGCGGACGCACGAACCACAGTCC
This window encodes:
- a CDS encoding sulfite oxidase-like oxidoreductase; amino-acid sequence: MGQPVERGTGAAAQSELPPGQRLQRGWPVTHYGPVPKFRPERWEFRVFGATADGEKHCWTHEEFTALPYTSVMADLHCVTKFSMLGAEWGGIPARTILEIAPPSPAVTHVMVWAEYGFSSNLRLDDFASDRAIFATHKDGELLTAEHGFPLRLVVPHLYAWKGPKWVRGVEYMTADRRGFWEERGYHNIGDPWREQRYSYQEEPGDGPEL
- the bfr gene encoding bacterioferritin produces the protein MQGDPEVIEFLNEQLTGELTAINQYFLHAKMQENFGWTKLAKYTRHESFDEMKHAEVLTDRILFLEGLPNYQRLFHVRVGQTVTEMFQADRQVEIEAIDRLRRGIEVMRGKGDITSAKIFESILKDEEHHIDYLDTQLELVEKLGEALYIAQLIEQPDS
- a CDS encoding (2Fe-2S)-binding protein, which codes for MNRVYVCSCFGVTEAQVKKHAEDGACTPRQIASVSKAGTDCGSCVRQIQSLLGRGACPRRELAEQGRPALAELSGLAGRPVPATAAEAA